One window of the Fusobacterium animalis 7_1 genome contains the following:
- a CDS encoding M50 family metallopeptidase produces MTFLIAVVMLGLIIFVHELGHFLTAKLFKMPVSEFSIGMGPQVFSVDTKNTAYSFRAIPIGGYVNIEGMEVGSEVENGFSSKPAYQRFVVLFAGVFMNFLMAFILLFAVAKINGRIEYDTNAIIGGLVKGGANEQILKVDDKILELDGKKINVWTDISKITKASQNKEEISALIERNGKEENITLKLTKDEENNRVVLGISPKYKKINLSATESLDFAKNSFNSIFTDTLKGFFTLFSGKASLKEISGPVGIFKVVGEVSKFGWVSIISLCVVLSINIGVLNLLPIPALDGGRILFVLLELFGIKVNKKWEEKLHKGGMILLLFFILMISVNDVWKLFN; encoded by the coding sequence ATGACATTTTTAATTGCAGTAGTAATGCTGGGCTTAATAATATTTGTACATGAATTAGGGCATTTTTTAACTGCTAAACTTTTCAAAATGCCTGTGAGTGAATTTTCAATAGGAATGGGACCACAGGTTTTTTCAGTTGATACAAAGAATACAGCATATTCTTTTAGAGCAATTCCAATAGGAGGATATGTTAATATAGAAGGAATGGAAGTTGGAAGTGAAGTTGAAAATGGTTTTAGTTCTAAACCAGCTTATCAAAGATTTGTAGTTTTATTTGCAGGAGTTTTTATGAACTTCTTAATGGCATTCATATTACTTTTTGCAGTAGCTAAAATAAATGGAAGGATAGAATATGATACTAATGCCATTATTGGTGGTTTAGTAAAAGGTGGAGCCAATGAGCAAATATTAAAAGTAGATGATAAAATTCTTGAATTAGATGGAAAAAAAATAAATGTATGGACAGATATTTCAAAAATTACAAAAGCATCACAAAATAAAGAAGAAATATCAGCTTTGATAGAAAGAAATGGTAAAGAAGAAAATATAACTTTAAAATTAACAAAAGATGAGGAGAATAATAGGGTTGTATTAGGAATTTCTCCAAAATATAAAAAGATTAATTTATCTGCAACAGAAAGCTTAGATTTTGCAAAAAATTCTTTTAATTCTATTTTTACAGATACTCTAAAAGGTTTTTTTACACTTTTTTCAGGTAAGGCTAGTCTAAAAGAAATCAGTGGACCTGTTGGAATTTTTAAAGTAGTAGGAGAAGTATCAAAATTTGGTTGGGTATCTATTATAAGTTTATGTGTTGTTCTTTCAATAAATATAGGAGTATTAAATCTATTACCTATACCTGCACTTGATGGAGGAAGAATTCTTTTTGTACTTTTAGAACTTTTTGGAATAAAAGTTAATAAAAAATGGGAAGAAAAATTGCATAAAGGTGGTATGATTCTTCTATTATTTTTCATTCTAATGATTAGTGTTAATGATGTTTGGAAACTTTTTAATTAA
- a CDS encoding sigma-70 family RNA polymerase sigma factor, whose translation MKLLSLEKYLLKNNLDDEEFKKLVSEISEKLELEVVSEDRKLTDEDIDYEYIDFLIAETLESLKDDVCTCEDDCGIEDCCGTRVEKNLKKVYEIALYMLREGISYDDLTQEGIVGLIKAHELFEDDKDFKLYKDYYIAKEMFNYINNYANYRKAAFKDYAKHEIHKDSHLKVSLKDRDKSEELKKLEKENKEKHIEEMKQLEKRAETLFDYLNLKYRLSEREIRVLVMYYGLDGHEKKAFSQISEITKIDDDNLDKLLKGAMFKLSIVDEKVEL comes from the coding sequence TTGAAGCTTTTAAGTCTTGAAAAATATTTACTTAAAAACAATTTAGATGATGAGGAATTTAAAAAACTCGTATCTGAGATTTCAGAAAAATTAGAGTTAGAAGTAGTTTCAGAAGATAGAAAATTGACTGATGAAGACATAGATTATGAATATATTGATTTTCTTATAGCAGAAACTCTTGAAAGTCTGAAAGATGATGTATGTACATGTGAAGATGATTGTGGAATAGAAGATTGCTGTGGCACAAGAGTTGAGAAAAATCTAAAAAAAGTTTATGAAATTGCTCTTTATATGTTAAGGGAGGGAATATCTTATGATGATTTAACACAAGAGGGTATTGTTGGTCTAATAAAAGCTCATGAACTTTTTGAAGATGATAAAGATTTTAAATTATATAAAGATTATTATATAGCAAAAGAAATGTTTAATTATATAAATAATTATGCCAATTATAGAAAAGCAGCTTTTAAAGATTATGCTAAACATGAAATTCATAAGGATAGTCATTTAAAGGTTTCTTTAAAAGACAGAGATAAATCAGAAGAACTCAAAAAACTTGAAAAAGAAAATAAAGAAAAACATATTGAAGAAATGAAACAACTTGAAAAAAGAGCTGAAACTTTGTTTGATTATCTAAATTTAAAATATAGGTTAAGTGAAAGAGAGATAAGGGTTTTAGTGATGTATTATGGGCTTGATGGACATGAGAAAAAGGCTTTTTCTCAAATATCTGAAATCACTAAAATAGATGATGATAATTTAGATAAACTCTTAAAGGGAGCTATGTTTAAATTATCAATTGTTGATGAAAAGGTTGAACTATGA
- a CDS encoding Nif3-like dinuclear metal center hexameric protein — MKARDIINILEKKFPKINAEEWDNIGLLIGDYNKEVKKIQFSLDATLESIENAISKKVDMIITHHPIIFKAIKDITEQNILGKKIRDLIKNDINVYAIHTNLDSSIDGLNDYILKKLGILEYKILDFDEEKNCGIGRVFKLNEEKNLKDFIEELKLKLKILNLRVISNDLNKKIKKVALINGSAMSYWRKAKKESDLFITGDVGYHDALDALESGLNVIDFGHYESEHFFYEILIEELKDNDLEFLVFNRESIFKFY; from the coding sequence ATGAAAGCCAGAGATATTATAAATATATTAGAAAAGAAATTTCCTAAAATAAATGCAGAAGAATGGGATAATATTGGACTTCTAATAGGTGATTATAACAAAGAAGTAAAAAAAATCCAATTCTCATTAGATGCAACATTAGAAAGCATTGAAAATGCTATTTCTAAAAAAGTGGATATGATAATTACTCATCACCCTATTATTTTTAAGGCTATTAAAGATATAACTGAACAAAATATTTTAGGTAAAAAAATTAGAGATTTAATAAAAAATGATATTAATGTTTATGCTATACATACAAATTTAGATTCTAGTATTGATGGACTAAATGATTATATTTTAAAAAAACTAGGAATTTTAGAATATAAAATATTAGATTTTGATGAAGAGAAAAATTGTGGTATAGGAAGAGTTTTTAAATTAAATGAAGAAAAAAATTTAAAAGATTTTATAGAAGAACTTAAACTAAAATTAAAAATTTTAAATCTAAGAGTCATAAGCAATGATTTGAATAAAAAAATTAAAAAAGTAGCTCTTATAAATGGTTCTGCTATGAGTTATTGGAGAAAAGCTAAAAAGGAAAGTGATTTATTCATAACAGGAGATGTTGGCTATCATGATGCCCTTGATGCCTTAGAAAGTGGATTAAATGTAATTGACTTTGGGCATTATGAAAGTGAACATTTTTTCTATGAAATTTTAATAGAAGAATTAAAAGACAATGATTTGGAATTTTTAGTTTTTAATAGAGAATCAATATTTAAGTTTTACTAA
- the rpoD gene encoding RNA polymerase sigma factor RpoD — MKELIKNEKARALIKKAVEEGIITYEEINEELGDDFPAENIEQLINEMLEQGIKIVDEEQLDELGEDELKGKNSEEDYTDNEEHDDLLEDETDEKLDTDEENEETETFTEFDDEFNPEYIEDVSEDELSNEKLLNLGNSAKVDEPIKMYLREIGQVPLLTHDEEIEYAKRAYEGDEEASKKLIESNLRLVVSIAKKHTNRGLKLLDLIQEGNIGLMKAVEKFEYTKGYKFSTYATWWIRQAITRAIADQGRTIRIPVHMIETINKIKKESRIYLQETGKDASPEILAERLGMEVDKIKAIQEMNQEPISLETPVGSEEDSELGDFVEDQKTTSPYEATNRAILREELDAVLKTLSPREEKVLRYRYGLDDSSPKTLEEVGKIFNVTRERIRQIEVKALRKLRHPSRKKKLEDFKVD, encoded by the coding sequence GTGAAAGAGCTAATAAAAAATGAAAAAGCTAGAGCTTTAATAAAAAAAGCAGTAGAAGAAGGGATTATAACTTATGAAGAAATTAATGAGGAATTAGGTGATGATTTTCCAGCTGAAAATATAGAACAACTTATTAATGAAATGCTTGAACAGGGGATTAAAATAGTTGATGAAGAACAATTGGATGAGTTGGGGGAAGATGAACTAAAAGGAAAAAATTCAGAAGAAGATTATACAGATAACGAAGAACATGATGATTTATTAGAGGATGAAACAGATGAAAAATTAGATACAGATGAAGAAAATGAGGAAACAGAGACTTTTACAGAATTTGATGATGAATTTAATCCTGAATATATAGAAGATGTTAGTGAAGATGAATTAAGTAATGAAAAATTATTAAATTTAGGCAATAGTGCAAAAGTTGATGAACCTATAAAAATGTATTTAAGAGAAATAGGTCAAGTTCCATTATTAACTCATGATGAAGAAATAGAATATGCTAAAAGAGCCTATGAAGGTGATGAAGAAGCAAGTAAAAAACTTATAGAATCAAATTTAAGATTAGTTGTGAGCATTGCTAAAAAACATACAAATAGAGGTTTAAAACTTCTTGATTTAATACAAGAAGGTAATATAGGTCTTATGAAAGCTGTTGAGAAGTTTGAATATACAAAAGGATATAAATTTTCAACTTATGCTACTTGGTGGATAAGACAAGCTATAACGAGAGCCATAGCTGACCAAGGAAGAACAATAAGAATACCTGTTCATATGATAGAAACAATAAATAAAATTAAAAAAGAATCAAGAATATATCTTCAAGAAACAGGAAAAGACGCCTCTCCTGAAATTTTAGCTGAAAGACTTGGAATGGAAGTTGATAAAATAAAGGCAATACAAGAAATGAATCAAGAACCAATATCTCTTGAAACTCCTGTTGGAAGTGAAGAAGATAGTGAATTAGGAGATTTTGTTGAAGATCAAAAAACAACAAGTCCTTATGAAGCAACTAATAGAGCAATTTTAAGAGAAGAGTTAGATGCTGTTTTAAAAACATTGAGTCCACGAGAAGAAAAGGTTTTAAGATATAGATATGGACTTGATGATAGTTCTCCTAAGACATTAGAAGAAGTTGGAAAAATATTTAATGTTACTAGGGAAAGAATTAGACAAATTGAAGTAAAAGCTCTTAGAAAATTGAGACACCCTAGTAGAAAGAAAAAATTGGAAGATTTTAAGGTAGATTAG
- a CDS encoding sigma-54-dependent transcriptional regulator — MKNAILAISEKKEILKQIRKELAEKYEVITFNNLLDAIDMVRESDFDLILLDNALEGISVGEAKKKLTSIGKDFITVALVDEINEEATEELEKFGIFAYLLKPIKIEDLDAIILPSLNGLELIKENKRLEERLSVLEEDTDIIGQSAKIKDVRNLIEKIADSDLPVLIVGETGTGKDIIAKEIHRKSDRNKGKYAQISCALYPGELIERELFGYERGAFLGANASKRGLLEEIDGGTIYIEDIAKMDIKVQSRFLKAIEYGEFKRVGGTKVRKSNVRFVVGTDIDLKQETEKGKFRKDLYHRLTALTIEVPPLRERKEDIPILANYFLNKIVRILHKETPVISGEAMKFLMEYYYPGNIMELKNLIERMALLSKDKILDVEQLPLEIKTKSDIVENKTVVGVGPLKEILEQEIYSLEEVERVVIAIALQKTRWNKQETSKILGIGRTTLYEKIRKYGLDTK; from the coding sequence ATGAAAAATGCAATATTGGCAATTTCAGAAAAGAAGGAAATACTAAAACAAATAAGAAAAGAATTAGCAGAAAAGTATGAAGTAATTACCTTCAATAATTTATTAGATGCAATAGATATGGTTAGAGAAAGTGATTTTGATTTAATTTTATTAGATAATGCTTTGGAAGGAATTTCAGTAGGAGAAGCAAAGAAAAAATTAACAAGCATAGGAAAAGATTTTATAACAGTTGCCTTAGTAGATGAAATAAATGAAGAAGCAACAGAGGAACTAGAAAAATTTGGGATTTTTGCATATTTATTGAAACCAATAAAAATTGAAGATTTAGATGCTATAATATTACCATCATTAAATGGATTAGAATTAATAAAAGAAAATAAAAGATTAGAAGAAAGATTAAGTGTATTAGAAGAAGATACTGATATAATAGGGCAATCAGCAAAAATTAAAGATGTAAGAAATCTTATAGAAAAAATTGCTGATAGTGATTTACCTGTTTTGATAGTTGGAGAAACTGGAACAGGTAAAGATATAATAGCAAAGGAAATTCATAGAAAAAGTGATAGAAATAAAGGAAAATATGCTCAAATCAGCTGTGCTTTATATCCAGGTGAACTTATTGAAAGGGAATTATTTGGATATGAAAGAGGAGCTTTTTTAGGAGCTAATGCTAGTAAAAGAGGACTTTTAGAAGAAATTGATGGAGGAACAATATACATAGAAGACATTGCTAAAATGGATATCAAAGTTCAATCAAGATTTTTAAAAGCTATTGAATATGGAGAATTTAAAAGAGTTGGAGGAACAAAAGTAAGAAAATCTAATGTAAGATTTGTAGTTGGTACAGATATAGATTTAAAACAAGAAACTGAAAAAGGGAAATTTAGAAAAGATTTATATCATAGATTAACAGCTTTAACTATTGAAGTTCCACCTTTAAGAGAAAGAAAAGAGGATATTCCTATACTTGCTAATTATTTCTTAAATAAGATAGTTAGAATATTACATAAAGAAACTCCTGTTATCTCAGGAGAAGCTATGAAATTCTTAATGGAATATTATTATCCTGGAAATATAATGGAACTTAAAAATTTAATTGAAAGAATGGCATTATTATCTAAGGACAAAATTTTAGATGTAGAACAATTGCCATTAGAAATTAAAACAAAATCTGATATTGTAGAAAATAAGACTGTTGTAGGTGTTGGTCCATTAAAAGAAATATTAGAACAAGAAATTTATAGTTTAGAAGAAGTTGAAAGAGTTGTAATTGCTATTGCATTACAAAAAACTAGATGGAATAAACAAGAAACTTCTAAGATTTTAGGTATAGGTAGAACAACTCTATATGAAAAAATAAGAAAATATGGTTTAGATACAAAGTAA
- a CDS encoding MotA/TolQ/ExbB proton channel family protein has product MLHYLEVGGPILWVLVIISIGAFAVVLERIVFFARNEKNVGSNFRDEILSLVANKKIDEAIALCDTKKSCVASAVKKFLQKAPRGIDVQDYEFILKEITIKETSPYESRLNLLASVISISPMLGLLGTVTGMIRAFTNISKYGTGDAAIVADGIAEALLTTAAGLMIAIPVIVVYNYLNRRLEKMENEIDDVVTNIINIFRR; this is encoded by the coding sequence ATGTTACATTATTTAGAAGTTGGAGGACCTATCCTATGGGTATTAGTTATAATTTCCATTGGAGCTTTTGCTGTTGTGTTAGAAAGAATTGTATTTTTTGCAAGAAATGAAAAGAATGTAGGGAGTAATTTTAGAGATGAGATACTTTCATTAGTAGCTAATAAAAAAATAGATGAAGCTATTGCTCTTTGTGATACTAAAAAAAGTTGTGTTGCATCTGCTGTTAAAAAGTTTTTACAGAAAGCTCCAAGGGGAATAGATGTTCAAGATTATGAATTTATATTAAAAGAAATTACTATTAAAGAGACATCACCTTATGAAAGTAGATTAAATCTTTTAGCAAGTGTTATAAGTATTTCTCCAATGCTTGGGCTATTAGGGACAGTTACAGGTATGATTAGAGCTTTTACTAATATTTCAAAATATGGTACTGGAGATGCAGCTATTGTTGCAGACGGTATAGCAGAAGCACTATTGACAACAGCAGCTGGACTTATGATAGCAATTCCAGTTATAGTTGTCTATAATTACTTAAATAGAAGATTAGAAAAAATGGAAAATGAAATAGATGATGTAGTAACAAATATAATTAATATATTTAGGAGATAA
- a CDS encoding peptidylprolyl isomerase: MSIRKFRKQMKPFIIILTVVFILSLAYGGYESYKTSRANKKAQEAMLLNKDYVQKIDIERAKQDFSRTYSDRVDKDIVDILAFNDVIDKNLTLHIAKDLKVKVPSSEVDKQYEELESSMGDKEQFRRMLQVRGLTKDSLKNQIEENLLMQKTREEFAKNINPTDEEINTYMALYSIPADKKEEAVNLYKSEKGNEAFREALLKARKEMQIKDLAPEYENLVEKTAYEEEGFNITNLDLARATANIMLGQKISKEDAEKQAKEMISRQIKMAKIAKEKGVKVNENLDSISQFQDYYIGLAEKVRDDVKPTDDELLKFFNANKSKYSIPATADAKLVFISVKSAKEDDDLAKEKAEKLLSELTPENFTEKGKSLSNNQDIIYQDLGTFGTTAMVKEFEEALRDVPSNTVVNKVIKTKFGYHIAYVKKNDNNQQWEVEHILIVPYPSEKTVTEKLEKLNKVKAEIEAGTLTLNDKIDEDVIQSFDAKGITPDGVIPDFVYNPEIAKAVFGTELNKVGIINPNKATIVVFQKTKEVKAEDANFDKSKEQVKSDYINNKVAEYMSKLF; the protein is encoded by the coding sequence ATGTCAATAAGAAAATTTCGTAAACAGATGAAACCTTTTATTATTATACTAACAGTTGTTTTTATACTATCTTTGGCATATGGAGGCTATGAAAGTTATAAAACAAGTAGAGCAAATAAAAAGGCACAAGAAGCTATGCTTTTAAATAAAGACTATGTCCAAAAAATTGATATAGAAAGAGCAAAACAAGATTTTTCAAGAACTTACTCAGACAGAGTAGATAAAGATATAGTTGATATACTTGCTTTCAATGATGTTATAGATAAGAATTTAACTCTACATATTGCAAAAGATTTAAAAGTAAAAGTTCCTAGTTCAGAAGTTGACAAACAATATGAAGAACTAGAGTCATCTATGGGAGACAAAGAACAATTTAGAAGAATGTTGCAAGTTCGTGGACTTACAAAAGATTCTTTAAAGAATCAAATTGAAGAAAATTTATTAATGCAAAAAACTAGGGAAGAATTTGCTAAAAATATAAATCCTACTGATGAAGAAATAAATACTTATATGGCTTTATATTCAATCCCAGCTGATAAAAAAGAAGAAGCAGTAAATTTATATAAATCAGAAAAAGGAAATGAAGCATTTAGAGAGGCTTTATTAAAAGCTAGAAAAGAAATGCAAATAAAAGATTTAGCTCCTGAATATGAAAATTTAGTGGAAAAAACAGCTTATGAAGAAGAAGGATTTAATATAACTAATCTTGATTTAGCCAGAGCTACTGCAAATATTATGTTAGGACAAAAGATTTCTAAGGAAGATGCTGAAAAACAAGCTAAAGAAATGATAAGTAGACAAATAAAGATGGCAAAAATAGCCAAAGAAAAGGGTGTAAAGGTTAATGAAAATTTAGATTCTATTTCTCAATTCCAAGATTATTATATTGGATTAGCAGAGAAAGTCAGAGATGATGTAAAACCTACTGATGATGAGTTATTGAAATTCTTTAATGCAAATAAGTCTAAATATAGTATTCCTGCAACAGCAGATGCAAAATTGGTATTTATTAGTGTGAAATCTGCAAAAGAAGACGATGATTTAGCAAAAGAAAAAGCAGAAAAATTATTATCAGAATTAACACCTGAAAACTTTACAGAAAAAGGAAAAAGTTTATCAAATAACCAAGATATAATCTATCAAGATTTAGGAACATTTGGTACAACAGCTATGGTTAAAGAATTTGAAGAAGCTCTTAGAGATGTTCCTTCAAACACAGTAGTTAATAAAGTTATAAAAACAAAATTTGGTTATCATATTGCTTATGTAAAGAAAAATGATAATAACCAACAATGGGAAGTTGAACATATTTTAATAGTTCCTTATCCTTCTGAAAAAACTGTAACAGAGAAACTTGAAAAATTAAATAAAGTAAAAGCTGAGATAGAAGCTGGAACTTTAACTTTAAATGATAAAATTGATGAAGATGTTATTCAAAGTTTTGATGCAAAGGGTATTACACCTGATGGAGTAATTCCAGATTTTGTATATAATCCTGAAATAGCAAAAGCAGTATTTGGTACAGAATTAAATAAGGTAGGAATAATTAATCCTAATAAAGCAACAATAGTTGTTTTTCAAAAGACTAAGGAAGTAAAAGCAGAAGATGCTAATTTTGATAAATCAAAAGAACAGGTAAAAAGTGATTATATAAATAATAAAGTTGCAGAATATATGTCAAAATTATTCTAA
- the dnaG gene encoding DNA primase: MYYKQEDIDKLLDNLKIEEVVGEFIELKKVGSSYKGLCPFHADTNPSFSVNPEKKICKCFVCGSGGNAINFYSKIKNISYTEAIRELSKKYKINIKEYSNTNINENYEKFYQIMENSHNFFMEKIFLQDSRGALEYLSNRGLDTNLIKEHQLGYAPPKWSELYEFLNSKGYNDEDLLALGLIKKSEEGRIYDAFRNRIIFPIFSPSGRIIAFGGRTLEKDNSVPKYINSPDTPIFKKGKNVYGIERAINIKNKNYSILMEGYMDVLSANIFGFDTSIAPLGTALTEEQAQLIKRYSSNILLSFDMDKAGISATERASFILKSQGFNIRVLQFEGSKDPDEFLKKNGKEAFLKVVENSLEIFDFLYNLYSSEYDLNNIMAKQNFIERFKDFFSNIENDLEKEMYLKKLSEKIDISIDILRKSLIEKNKRHIVKKDYFDENQEKIEKKEFKQANNLEMAIVKMLLRKPEYYNFFKEEKLESDIANKIFKFFNQKIKENLFFDSNTIMKEFKNYIEESNEFSQYEKNNELARIIMDYISTPDQIEEERENTELFKSYFRIKVKLRDKTKDDINKKVKFGKLKKEIEKTKSVEEFIKVYNSFKYLF, encoded by the coding sequence ATGTATTATAAACAAGAAGATATAGATAAGTTATTAGATAATTTAAAAATAGAAGAAGTAGTTGGGGAATTTATTGAATTAAAAAAAGTGGGTTCAAGTTATAAAGGCTTATGTCCATTCCATGCTGATACAAATCCATCTTTTTCAGTTAATCCTGAAAAAAAAATCTGTAAATGCTTTGTTTGTGGTTCAGGTGGAAATGCTATAAATTTTTATTCAAAAATTAAAAATATCTCTTATACAGAAGCAATTAGAGAGTTATCAAAAAAATATAAAATTAATATAAAAGAATATAGTAATACTAATATAAATGAAAATTATGAAAAGTTTTATCAAATTATGGAAAATAGTCATAATTTTTTTATGGAAAAAATATTTTTACAAGATTCTAGAGGAGCTCTGGAATATCTTTCAAATAGAGGTTTGGATACTAATTTAATTAAAGAACATCAACTTGGATATGCTCCTCCTAAATGGTCAGAACTTTATGAATTTTTAAATAGTAAAGGTTATAATGATGAAGATTTATTAGCTTTGGGACTTATTAAAAAAAGTGAAGAAGGAAGAATTTATGATGCTTTTAGAAATAGAATAATATTTCCAATTTTTTCTCCAAGTGGAAGAATAATTGCTTTTGGTGGAAGAACCTTAGAAAAAGATAATTCAGTACCTAAATATATAAATTCACCAGACACTCCAATTTTTAAAAAAGGTAAAAATGTATATGGTATTGAAAGAGCTATAAATATAAAAAATAAAAATTATTCTATTTTAATGGAAGGTTATATGGATGTCCTTTCTGCTAATATTTTTGGTTTTGACACAAGCATAGCACCATTAGGTACTGCTTTAACAGAAGAACAAGCTCAACTTATCAAAAGATATTCATCTAATATTTTATTATCTTTTGATATGGATAAGGCTGGAATATCTGCAACTGAAAGAGCAAGTTTTATATTAAAATCACAGGGTTTTAATATAAGAGTTTTACAATTTGAAGGAAGTAAAGATCCTGATGAATTTTTAAAGAAAAATGGAAAAGAAGCATTTTTAAAGGTAGTTGAAAATTCCTTAGAAATTTTTGACTTTTTATATAATTTATATTCAAGTGAATATGACTTGAATAATATTATGGCAAAACAAAATTTTATAGAAAGATTTAAAGATTTTTTTTCAAATATAGAAAATGATTTAGAAAAAGAAATGTATCTAAAAAAACTTTCAGAAAAAATTGATATTAGTATAGATATTCTAAGAAAGTCTCTTATTGAAAAAAATAAAAGACACATTGTAAAAAAAGATTATTTTGATGAAAATCAAGAGAAAATAGAAAAAAAGGAATTTAAACAAGCCAATAATCTGGAAATGGCAATAGTAAAGATGTTACTTAGAAAACCTGAGTATTATAACTTTTTTAAAGAAGAAAAATTAGAAAGTGATATTGCTAATAAAATTTTTAAATTTTTTAATCAAAAAATAAAGGAAAATTTATTTTTTGATAGTAATACTATAATGAAAGAATTTAAAAATTATATTGAAGAAAGTAATGAATTTTCGCAATATGAAAAAAATAATGAGTTAGCAAGAATAATAATGGATTATATTTCCACACCAGATCAGATTGAAGAAGAAAGAGAAAATACAGAATTATTTAAAAGTTATTTTAGAATAAAAGTGAAGCTAAGAGATAAGACAAAAGATGATATCAATAAAAAAGTTAAATTTGGAAAATTAAAAAAAGAAATAGAAAAAACTAAAAGTGTTGAAGAATTTATAAAAGTTTATAATTCATTTAAGTATCTTTTTTAA
- a CDS encoding ABC transporter substrate-binding protein, which yields MKIFKLLLISILSFLLFACGEEKLEETEKVEQIFYTVMPKQEYKLNPQSYSENERALLTQIFEGLTELKTDGVRLISVLNIEHSDDYKEWTFTLRDDLKWSDGEKITADTYLDSWLDTLENSKSDEIHRMFVVKGAEDFYNKKINKNSVGLKVQDNKLIVSLNTPIKNFDEWVSNPIFYPIRKENINLSLDKKIVNGAFKVSSFNDDEIILERNENYWDNVNTKLKEIKISLVEDGIMAYEMFPRNEIDYFGEPFYSMPFDRLNQVNTLPEKLVFLTSRYWYISIPNENKEKFFDKAEIRKLMYAVSDPEFMGNVILENDSPAIFAHPHPSSDTLNKAKEDFEKIKENSNFNFSETPYIAYYENNNLLEKKLLLSTVKEWIGQFKIPVRITSNTDTGITFKIEKYLVGTNNMNDLYYYINYKYGSNIKSDEEFLDKLPVIPLLQEYDTVLSHSNVRGLNLTPSGDIYLKYINMQ from the coding sequence ATGAAAATTTTTAAATTGTTATTAATTTCTATACTAAGTTTTTTATTATTTGCTTGCGGAGAAGAAAAACTAGAAGAAACTGAAAAAGTTGAGCAAATTTTCTATACGGTTATGCCAAAACAAGAATATAAATTAAATCCTCAATCTTATTCTGAAAATGAGAGAGCATTATTAACACAAATCTTTGAAGGTTTAACTGAGCTTAAAACAGATGGAGTTAGATTGATAAGTGTACTCAATATAGAACATTCTGATGATTATAAAGAATGGACTTTTACTTTAAGAGATGATTTAAAATGGTCTGATGGAGAAAAAATAACTGCTGACACTTATTTAGATAGTTGGTTAGATACCTTAGAAAATTCAAAATCTGATGAAATTCATAGAATGTTTGTAGTAAAAGGTGCAGAAGATTTTTATAATAAAAAGATTAATAAAAATTCTGTTGGTCTTAAAGTTCAAGATAATAAACTTATAGTTAGTTTAAATACTCCTATCAAAAATTTTGATGAATGGGTTAGTAATCCAATTTTTTATCCTATTAGAAAAGAGAATATAAATTTAAGTCTTGATAAAAAAATTGTAAATGGAGCTTTTAAAGTTTCTAGTTTTAATGATGATGAAATTATTTTAGAGAGAAATGAAAACTATTGGGATAATGTTAATACTAAGTTAAAAGAGATTAAAATTTCACTTGTAGAAGACGGAATAATGGCTTATGAAATGTTTCCTCGTAATGAGATAGACTATTTTGGAGAACCTTTTTATTCTATGCCTTTTGATAGATTAAATCAAGTGAATACTTTACCTGAAAAATTAGTATTTCTAACAAGTAGATATTGGTATATCTCTATTCCAAATGAAAATAAAGAAAAGTTTTTTGATAAAGCTGAAATTAGAAAACTTATGTATGCTGTGAGTGACCCAGAATTTATGGGAAATGTCATTTTAGAAAATGACTCTCCTGCTATTTTTGCTCATCCTCACCCAAGTTCTGATACATTGAATAAAGCCAAAGAAGATTTTGAAAAAATAAAAGAAAATTCTAATTTTAATTTTTCAGAAACTCCTTATATTGCTTATTATGAAAATAATAATTTATTGGAGAAAAAATTGCTTTTATCAACTGTTAAAGAATGGATAGGACAATTTAAAATTCCTGTAAGAATTACTTCAAATACTGATACAGGAATAACTTTTAAAATAGAAAAATATTTAGTGGGAACAAATAATATGAATGATTTATATTATTATATTAATTATAAATATGGTAGTAATATAAAATCTGATGAAGAATTTTTAGATAAACTTCCAGTTATCCCACTTTTACAAGAATATGATACTGTTTTGTCTCATTCAAATGTAAGAGGACTTAATTTAACTCCAAGTGGAGATATTTATTTAAAATATATAAATATGCAATAA